In Chloroflexota bacterium, a single window of DNA contains:
- a CDS encoding branched-chain amino acid ABC transporter permease — MMDALLRSLIDGLLLGFVYGIAAMGLTLIWGVMNVINLSHGSLIALGMFSVYYLFVGLGVHPYLALVLTAFLGLIFGIIIYFIAVHRVIDAPELSTLLATYAVNMVILGVGTAVFTTTPRNIPLDLGSIQFGVTVVTTTRLIAALVATLVAIGLFLFLKYSRPGRYIRAVTDNRDAAEIVGVPSAQILALTFGLGTLLAAVSGGLIATFFPFTILSGGSYELKSFVIGVLGGLGNPVGSLFGGLILGVIEGLVPMAMPTTWTPVLEFVLFVLILLVKPNGLFGGEE, encoded by the coding sequence ATGATGGATGCATTGCTTCGTTCCCTCATCGACGGCTTGCTTTTAGGGTTCGTGTATGGCATCGCCGCCATGGGGCTGACGCTGATCTGGGGCGTGATGAACGTCATCAACCTGTCCCACGGTTCATTGATTGCGTTGGGGATGTTCAGCGTGTATTACCTCTTCGTCGGCCTGGGCGTGCACCCTTACCTTGCCCTGGTGCTGACGGCTTTCCTGGGGCTGATCTTCGGCATCATCATCTACTTCATTGCCGTCCACCGAGTCATTGACGCGCCAGAACTTTCGACCCTTCTGGCAACCTATGCGGTCAACATGGTGATTCTCGGTGTAGGCACCGCCGTTTTCACCACAACGCCGCGCAACATTCCCCTTGACCTGGGTAGCATTCAATTTGGTGTGACCGTGGTCACCACCACCCGCCTCATTGCAGCCCTGGTTGCCACCCTGGTAGCCATAGGGCTGTTCCTTTTTCTCAAATACAGCCGCCCAGGCCGCTACATCCGCGCCGTCACCGACAACCGTGACGCTGCGGAAATCGTCGGCGTGCCTTCCGCACAAATTTTGGCGCTGACCTTTGGGCTGGGCACCCTGCTGGCAGCCGTTTCGGGCGGTCTGATTGCCACCTTCTTCCCCTTCACCATCCTCTCGGGCGGGAGCTACGAACTCAAAAGTTTCGTGATCGGCGTGTTGGGCGGCCTGGGGAACCCGGTAGGCTCGCTGTTCGGCGGGTTGATCTTGGGCGTCATTGAAGGGCTGGTGCCGATGGCTATGCCCACGACCTGGACGCCGGTGCTGGAATTCGTGCTCTTTGTGCTCATCCTGCTCGTCAAACCCAACGGTCTGTTTGGAGGGGAAGAATGA